The following proteins are encoded in a genomic region of Streptomyces collinus Tu 365:
- a CDS encoding phosphatase PAP2 family protein gives MAQTETPGTEVAPRTRLRWWTELPLILLVYGCYTAGRLLARGDVSSAVDHGLAILRFEQALHLDAEHPLNRLFTREPWLGVPADFWYASLHYVVTPAVLVWLFRVRAEHYRAARTWLMTSTFFGLIGFTLLPTCPPRLLSAGHGFVDTMAHYSSYGWWGGEASAPRGMGGMTNQYAAMPSLHVGWALWCGIMLWRFGGTRLTKVGAVAYPLLTALVVMGTANHYFLDAVAGVAVMGVGLLLAPRVMRVADLLRARLVTAAAPAPADAVSPIVSDGCQTSAGERIPRQRESRLASAAEPDAAPRDAGDGTPAPAR, from the coding sequence ATGGCGCAGACCGAGACACCGGGCACCGAGGTGGCCCCGCGGACCCGGCTGCGCTGGTGGACCGAGCTGCCCCTGATCCTGCTGGTCTACGGCTGCTACACGGCCGGCCGTCTCCTGGCCCGCGGCGACGTCTCCTCCGCCGTCGACCACGGCCTGGCGATCCTGCGGTTCGAGCAGGCCCTGCACCTCGACGCCGAGCACCCGCTCAACCGGCTGTTCACACGCGAGCCGTGGCTCGGTGTGCCGGCCGACTTCTGGTACGCCTCGCTGCACTACGTGGTCACGCCCGCCGTGCTGGTCTGGCTGTTCCGGGTCCGCGCCGAGCACTACCGGGCGGCCCGCACCTGGCTGATGACGTCCACCTTCTTCGGCCTGATCGGCTTCACCCTGCTGCCCACCTGCCCGCCGCGGCTGCTGTCCGCCGGCCACGGCTTCGTGGACACGATGGCCCACTACAGCTCGTACGGCTGGTGGGGCGGTGAGGCCAGCGCGCCGCGCGGCATGGGCGGCATGACCAACCAGTACGCGGCGATGCCGAGCCTGCACGTCGGCTGGGCGCTGTGGTGCGGCATCATGCTGTGGCGCTTCGGCGGCACGCGCCTGACCAAGGTGGGCGCGGTGGCTTACCCGCTGCTGACCGCCCTGGTGGTCATGGGCACCGCCAACCACTACTTCCTGGACGCCGTGGCGGGCGTGGCCGTGATGGGTGTGGGCCTGCTGCTCGCGCCGCGTGTGATGCGGGTGGCGGATCTGCTCCGGGCCCGCCTGGTCACCGCTGCCGCACCGGCCCCGGCGGACGCGGTTTCCCCGATTGTCAGTGACGGATGCCAGACTTCCGCGGGTGAGCGAATTCCACGGCAGCGCGAGTCGCGGCTCGCGTCCGCGGCCGAACCGGACGCCGCCCCCCGAGACGCGGGGGACGGGACTCCGGCACCGGCTCGCTGA
- a CDS encoding AAA domain-containing protein — translation MTTTGFDPAEAAARATDAILGDTLHGTERGVVVDSPPGAGKSTLVVRAALELAGAGRPLMVVAQTNAQVDDLVLRLADKAPDLPVGRLHSSDADAYDKALDERPGVRTSAKAAELAGLPVVLSTAAKWAHVKVDEPWRHAIVDEAYQMRSDSLLAVAGLFERALFVGDPGQLDPFAIVGSEQWAGLSYDPSASAVTTLLAHNPGLPQHRLPVSWRLPASAAPLVSDAFYPYTPFRSGTGHGDRRLAFAVPSDGSGPDRVIDEAAASGWGLLELPARHTPRTDPEAVRAVAAVVRRLLDRGGAAVSERSPDPAPLTADRVAVGTAHRDQAAAVRAALADLGVSDVTVDTANRLQGREYDVTVVLHPLSGRPDATAFHLETGRLCVLASRHRHACIVVCRAGVGDLLDAYPSTEPVQLGTLVKFPDGWEANHAVLAHLAEHRVGWRP, via the coding sequence GTGACGACGACCGGATTCGACCCCGCGGAGGCGGCGGCACGCGCCACCGACGCGATCCTCGGCGACACCCTGCACGGCACCGAGCGGGGTGTGGTCGTGGACTCCCCGCCCGGGGCTGGCAAGTCCACGCTGGTGGTCCGCGCGGCGCTGGAGCTGGCCGGGGCGGGCCGGCCGCTGATGGTGGTGGCGCAGACCAACGCCCAGGTCGACGACCTGGTGCTGCGGCTCGCCGACAAGGCGCCCGACCTGCCCGTCGGCCGGCTGCACAGCAGCGACGCGGACGCGTACGACAAGGCGCTGGACGAGCGGCCCGGGGTGCGTACGTCGGCCAAGGCGGCCGAGCTGGCCGGGCTGCCGGTGGTGCTGTCCACCGCGGCGAAGTGGGCGCACGTCAAGGTGGACGAGCCGTGGCGGCACGCGATCGTCGACGAGGCGTACCAGATGCGCTCGGACTCGCTGCTGGCCGTCGCCGGCCTGTTCGAGCGGGCGCTGTTCGTGGGTGACCCGGGGCAGCTCGACCCGTTCGCGATCGTGGGCAGCGAACAGTGGGCGGGCCTGTCGTACGACCCCTCGGCCTCCGCCGTCACCACGCTGCTGGCCCACAACCCCGGGCTCCCGCAGCACCGGCTGCCGGTCTCCTGGCGGCTGCCCGCGTCCGCGGCCCCGCTGGTCTCGGACGCCTTCTACCCGTACACCCCGTTCCGCAGCGGTACCGGCCACGGCGACCGCCGGCTGGCCTTCGCCGTGCCCTCCGACGGTTCGGGCCCCGACCGGGTGATCGACGAGGCGGCGGCGTCCGGCTGGGGCCTGCTGGAGCTGCCCGCCCGGCACACCCCGCGCACGGACCCGGAGGCGGTGCGGGCGGTGGCGGCGGTCGTGCGCCGGCTGCTGGACCGGGGCGGCGCGGCGGTCTCCGAGCGCTCGCCGGACCCGGCCCCGCTCACGGCGGACCGCGTCGCGGTGGGCACGGCCCACCGCGACCAGGCGGCGGCGGTCCGGGCGGCCCTGGCCGACCTGGGCGTGTCCGACGTGACGGTCGACACCGCCAACCGCCTCCAGGGCCGGGAGTACGACGTCACGGTGGTCCTGCACCCGCTGTCCGGCCGCCCCGACGCCACCGCCTTCCACCTGGAGACCGGCCGGCTGTGCGTCCTGGCCTCGCGCCACCGGCACGCCTGCATCGTGGTCTGCCGCGCCGGGGTGGGCGACCTGCTGGACGCCTACCCGTCCACGGAACCGGTCCAGCTGGGCACGCTGGTGAAGTTCCCGGACGGGTGGGAGGCCAACCACGCGGTGCTGGCGCATCTGGCGGAGCACCGGGTCGGCTGGCGGCCCTGA
- a CDS encoding bifunctional DNA primase/polymerase, with protein MSSTPHVTRVTSDGAAWLASAGTYPRSTLALWRERPDAPLVLPCGTVFDVISAPAVFGRRMLDRLWDDGPGSGPVAVVRGRTLLFAAPGTAQRLPSLMAWEEWGSQRADAVPSLFCHGTGDAVTVPALDSGGSPATGGCRWLVAPDTRHPWLPGPEVMLWAAVRAARAAVRISIFPPADHDAKVYDVSRRR; from the coding sequence ATGAGCAGCACTCCGCACGTCACCCGCGTCACCTCCGACGGGGCCGCCTGGCTCGCCTCGGCAGGAACGTATCCGCGAAGCACGCTCGCCCTGTGGCGGGAGCGCCCGGACGCGCCGCTGGTCCTGCCCTGCGGCACCGTCTTCGACGTGATCAGCGCCCCGGCGGTGTTCGGGCGCCGCATGCTGGACCGGCTGTGGGACGACGGGCCCGGTTCGGGCCCGGTCGCGGTGGTCCGGGGACGCACGCTCCTGTTCGCCGCCCCCGGCACGGCCCAGCGGCTGCCGTCGCTGATGGCCTGGGAGGAGTGGGGGTCCCAGCGGGCGGACGCGGTGCCGTCCCTGTTCTGCCACGGCACGGGGGACGCGGTGACCGTCCCGGCGCTCGACTCCGGCGGCTCCCCGGCCACGGGCGGCTGCCGCTGGCTGGTCGCCCCCGACACCCGTCACCCCTGGCTGCCCGGGCCCGAGGTCATGCTGTGGGCGGCCGTACGGGCGGCCCGCGCGGCCGTACGGATTTCGATTTTTCCTCCCGCCGACCATGATGCTAAGGTCTACGACGTCAGCAGGCGCCGCTAG
- a CDS encoding M6 family metalloprotease domain-containing protein, whose protein sequence is MSALAATSILTGPSVAEPFSTVPCALHRTEAHHSEGVDTWNAGYTRPAGTLDAVMIFLSFPDATPRTTPAELAADHFPATSRYFEQASYGRFTLRPHPLRHWLRMPRPSTAYAIRRDWGADDRAAYLRDAFAAADREVDFSRYQVVYFVADPDAPGVDSDATKVVNLDTPVHVDDTDVRRVVTVFEKHPPDRLVLAHETGHVFDLPDLYHRPVDGKGDWDTYVGDWDLMGSQFGLSPDLFAWHKWRLGWLDPRQVVCVRGAGPTRLTLEPLAAGPGVPVQGAAGAPAFGLGHGVKLAVVRTGPDSALAFEARGSAGNDRAACRQGVLVYRVKGGAESGGGPIQVVDAHPRTEACWENSVYPPLADAPVALGESFTVPGTRVRVEVENRTTSGAWTVKITPTLTG, encoded by the coding sequence ATGTCGGCGCTCGCCGCGACCTCGATCCTCACCGGCCCGTCGGTCGCCGAGCCCTTCTCGACGGTCCCGTGCGCCCTGCACCGCACCGAGGCCCACCACTCCGAGGGCGTGGACACCTGGAACGCCGGCTACACCCGCCCGGCCGGCACGCTCGACGCCGTCATGATCTTCCTGTCGTTCCCGGACGCCACGCCCCGCACCACCCCGGCCGAGCTGGCGGCCGACCACTTCCCGGCCACCAGCCGCTATTTCGAACAGGCTTCCTACGGCAGGTTCACCCTGCGCCCGCACCCGCTGCGGCACTGGCTGCGCATGCCGCGCCCGTCGACCGCGTACGCCATAAGGCGCGACTGGGGCGCGGACGACCGCGCCGCCTACCTGCGGGACGCCTTCGCCGCCGCCGACCGGGAGGTGGACTTCTCCCGCTACCAGGTCGTCTACTTCGTGGCCGACCCGGACGCGCCCGGTGTCGACTCGGACGCGACGAAGGTCGTCAACCTCGACACCCCCGTGCACGTGGACGACACGGACGTGCGGCGGGTCGTCACGGTGTTCGAGAAGCATCCGCCCGACCGTCTGGTCCTGGCTCATGAGACCGGCCATGTCTTCGACCTCCCCGACCTGTATCACCGCCCGGTCGACGGCAAGGGCGACTGGGACACCTATGTCGGCGACTGGGACCTGATGGGCAGCCAGTTCGGACTTTCCCCGGATCTGTTCGCCTGGCACAAGTGGAGGCTGGGATGGCTGGATCCGCGCCAGGTGGTGTGTGTGCGGGGGGCGGGTCCCACCCGGCTGACCCTGGAGCCGCTGGCCGCCGGTCCGGGCGTCCCGGTGCAGGGCGCGGCCGGTGCCCCGGCCTTCGGTCTCGGGCACGGCGTCAAGCTGGCGGTCGTGCGCACGGGCCCCGACAGCGCCCTGGCCTTCGAGGCGCGCGGCTCGGCGGGCAACGACCGTGCGGCCTGCCGGCAGGGCGTCCTGGTGTACCGGGTGAAGGGCGGCGCGGAGTCCGGTGGTGGCCCGATCCAGGTGGTGGACGCGCATCCGCGCACGGAGGCGTGCTGGGAGAACTCCGTCTACCCGCCGCTGGCCGACGCCCCGGTCGCGCTGGGCGAGAGTTTCACGGTCCCGGGAACCCGGGTGAGGGTCGAGGTGGAGAACCGCACCACCTCAGGAGCCTGGACCGTCAAGATCACCCCGACCCTCACGGGCTGA
- a CDS encoding putative bifunctional diguanylate cyclase/phosphodiesterase, which produces MSGTSEGPTPAADLDRSAVTDSDQHTYHRVFAAAPLSMAVVDAEGLVVSANAAFGELLGADPGALAGRPAADLVDLASDTRTWHAYREVLSGREATLRCTRRLKHPEGHAVWAQITVAPLAGGGPGVLLSVADVSARRELQARLRHLQMHDPVTRLPNRTLFFERLSAALEAESYEQTGTGRIGLCYLDVDGFKAVNDTLGHRVGDRLLAAVAERLTRVADEAGYARAGTPLVARLGGDEFALLVEDSTGTEQVADLAESALKALEEPFDLAGQRLSLTASIGVVERHAAGTTATGLMQAADTTLYWAKADGKGRWTLFDPERNAHRITRQALSSTLRPAIERGEFALEYQPLVGMEDGRLSGVEALIRWNHPQFGTLTPNRFIGLAEEDGSIVQLGRWALVTACRQARRWQLDRPGEAPIFVSVNVAVRQVWDSDLVADVAETLAETGLAPHLLQLELTESAVMGSAGRPLQALQALSDMGVRIAIDDFGTGYSNLAYLSRLPVKVLKLDGSFVRGFQYEEAAKGVPPNPADEVIVEAMIQLAHRLGLTVTAECVETSAQATRLRRIGCDTGQGWLYSRPVPPDRISELLGDRTYAVGKP; this is translated from the coding sequence GTGAGCGGAACGTCCGAAGGGCCGACGCCCGCGGCAGACCTCGACCGGTCAGCCGTCACAGACAGTGACCAACACACCTACCACCGTGTCTTCGCGGCCGCCCCGCTCTCCATGGCCGTCGTCGACGCCGAGGGCCTCGTCGTCAGCGCCAACGCCGCCTTCGGCGAGCTCCTCGGCGCCGACCCGGGCGCGTTGGCCGGGCGGCCCGCCGCCGACCTGGTGGACCTGGCCTCCGACACCCGGACCTGGCACGCCTACCGCGAGGTGCTGAGCGGCCGGGAAGCCACGCTGCGCTGCACCCGCCGGCTGAAGCACCCCGAGGGGCACGCGGTGTGGGCGCAGATCACCGTCGCCCCGCTGGCGGGCGGTGGTCCCGGTGTCCTGCTGTCGGTCGCCGACGTCAGCGCGCGCCGCGAACTCCAGGCGCGACTGCGGCACTTGCAGATGCACGACCCGGTGACCCGGCTGCCCAACCGCACCCTGTTCTTCGAGCGTCTCTCGGCCGCGCTGGAGGCGGAGTCGTACGAGCAGACCGGCACCGGCCGGATCGGGCTGTGCTACCTGGACGTGGACGGCTTCAAGGCGGTCAACGACACCCTCGGCCACCGGGTCGGCGACCGGCTGCTCGCGGCCGTCGCCGAGCGGCTGACCCGGGTCGCCGACGAGGCCGGGTACGCCCGCGCCGGCACCCCGCTGGTGGCCCGGCTCGGCGGCGACGAGTTCGCCCTGCTGGTCGAGGACTCCACGGGCACCGAGCAGGTCGCCGACCTCGCCGAGTCCGCGCTGAAGGCGCTGGAGGAGCCCTTCGACCTGGCCGGGCAGCGGCTGTCGCTCACCGCCTCCATCGGTGTCGTGGAACGGCACGCGGCCGGCACCACCGCCACCGGTCTGATGCAGGCGGCGGACACGACGCTGTACTGGGCGAAGGCGGACGGCAAGGGCCGCTGGACGCTGTTCGACCCGGAGCGCAACGCGCACCGGATCACCCGTCAGGCGCTCTCCTCCACCCTGCGCCCCGCCATCGAGCGCGGCGAATTCGCCCTGGAGTACCAGCCGTTGGTCGGCATGGAGGACGGACGGCTCAGCGGGGTCGAGGCGTTGATCCGCTGGAATCACCCCCAGTTCGGCACACTGACGCCGAATCGGTTCATCGGACTGGCCGAGGAGGACGGTTCGATCGTCCAGCTCGGCCGCTGGGCGCTCGTGACCGCCTGCCGGCAGGCCCGCCGCTGGCAGCTCGACCGGCCCGGTGAAGCGCCGATCTTCGTCAGCGTCAACGTCGCCGTGCGCCAGGTCTGGGACTCGGATCTGGTCGCGGACGTGGCCGAGACGCTCGCCGAGACCGGGCTCGCCCCGCACCTGCTCCAGCTGGAGCTGACCGAGTCGGCCGTGATGGGCTCGGCGGGGCGTCCGCTCCAGGCCCTGCAGGCCCTCAGCGACATGGGGGTGCGCATCGCGATCGACGACTTCGGCACCGGCTACTCGAACCTGGCCTATCTGAGCCGGCTGCCGGTGAAGGTCCTGAAGCTCGACGGCTCCTTCGTGCGCGGTTTCCAGTACGAGGAGGCGGCCAAGGGCGTGCCGCCGAACCCGGCCGACGAGGTGATCGTGGAGGCGATGATCCAGCTCGCCCACCGGCTCGGGCTGACGGTGACGGCGGAGTGCGTGGAGACCTCGGCGCAGGCCACCCGGCTGCGCCGGATCGGCTGCGACACCGGGCAGGGCTGGCTGTACTCCCGTCCGGTGCCGCCGGATCGTATCTCCGAGCTGCTGGGCGACCGGACCTACGCGGTCGGCAAGCCGTAG
- a CDS encoding LLM class flavin-dependent oxidoreductase, translating to MSADEIRGTTHGTAPVPLSVLDLVTVGAGSTATDALRTSVALSRLAESRGFHRYWVAEHHSMPGVASSSPAVILAHLAAHTDRIRLGSGGVMLPNHAPLVIAEQFGTLEAMAPGRIDLGLGRAPGTDGATAAALRRTDTLNEGADDFPQQLAELTRFLDDDFPDGHPYRRIHAIPGPVQGSTPGGLQSPHRPPVWLLGSSGFSARLAGLLGLPFAFAHHFSAQNTVPALDLYRQTFRPSEVLDAPYAVIGVSALAMDDEREARRQVKAAALNMLRLRTGRPGLFPDPDEAEKYEFSPMEEDFVASWTGNIVHGTADEVRSGLDALRERTGADELMLTSHAHRGEQRLRSYELIADAYGLPTA from the coding sequence GTGTCGGCAGACGAGATCAGGGGCACGACGCACGGGACCGCCCCCGTCCCCCTCTCCGTACTGGACCTGGTGACCGTCGGCGCGGGCAGCACCGCCACCGACGCGCTGCGCACCAGCGTGGCGCTGTCCCGGCTCGCCGAGTCGCGCGGCTTCCACCGGTACTGGGTGGCCGAGCACCACTCCATGCCCGGCGTCGCCTCCTCCTCGCCCGCCGTGATCCTCGCCCACCTCGCCGCGCACACCGACCGCATCCGGCTCGGCTCCGGCGGCGTCATGCTGCCCAACCACGCCCCGCTGGTCATCGCCGAGCAGTTCGGCACGCTGGAGGCGATGGCGCCCGGGCGGATCGACCTCGGCCTCGGTCGGGCGCCCGGCACCGACGGCGCCACGGCCGCCGCGCTGCGCCGCACCGACACCCTGAACGAGGGCGCCGACGATTTCCCGCAGCAGCTCGCCGAACTCACCCGCTTCCTCGACGACGACTTCCCCGACGGGCACCCCTACCGGCGCATCCACGCGATCCCCGGCCCGGTGCAGGGCAGCACCCCCGGCGGGCTCCAGTCCCCGCACCGTCCGCCGGTCTGGCTGCTCGGCTCCTCCGGCTTCAGCGCCCGGCTGGCCGGCCTGCTCGGGCTGCCCTTCGCCTTCGCGCACCACTTCTCCGCGCAGAACACCGTCCCGGCGCTGGATCTGTACCGGCAGACCTTCCGGCCCTCCGAGGTGCTGGACGCGCCCTACGCCGTCATCGGCGTCTCCGCCCTCGCCATGGACGACGAGCGGGAGGCCCGGCGCCAGGTGAAGGCAGCCGCGCTGAACATGCTCCGGCTGCGCACCGGCCGCCCGGGTCTCTTCCCCGACCCGGACGAGGCCGAGAAGTACGAGTTCAGCCCGATGGAGGAGGACTTCGTGGCCTCCTGGACCGGCAACATCGTGCACGGCACCGCCGACGAGGTCCGCTCCGGCCTCGACGCCCTGCGCGAGCGCACCGGCGCCGACGAGCTGATGCTCACCTCGCACGCCCACCGCGGCGAGCAGCGGCTGCGCTCCTACGAACTGATCGCCGACGCCTACGGCTTGCCGACCGCGTAG
- a CDS encoding aspartate/glutamate racemase family protein, producing the protein MTALGFLYPGHSGEDDYPRIEQLLGSDIRLDVVHTDIGEDAHRVDALREMGSAERLAEGMEGLRLAGADTVVWACTSGSFVYGWEGAQEQVRNLARLGGMPASSTSFAFVHAARELGVRRVAVGATYPEDVAALFADFLRAGGLEVVATRSSGIVTAAEVGTWGEEEVLTLARSADGPDAEAVLLPDTALHTAAHLSLLEKSLSKPVLTANQVSVWEGLRLADRRVNAPTLGALFTREPLVQA; encoded by the coding sequence ATGACTGCACTGGGCTTCCTCTATCCGGGCCACTCCGGCGAGGACGACTATCCGCGCATCGAGCAGCTCCTGGGCAGCGACATCCGCCTGGACGTGGTGCACACCGACATCGGTGAGGACGCGCACCGGGTGGACGCGCTGCGCGAGATGGGCTCGGCCGAGCGGCTCGCCGAGGGCATGGAGGGGCTGCGGCTGGCCGGGGCCGACACGGTGGTGTGGGCCTGCACCAGCGGCAGCTTCGTGTACGGCTGGGAGGGCGCCCAGGAACAGGTGCGGAACCTGGCCCGGCTGGGCGGGATGCCCGCCTCCTCGACGTCCTTCGCCTTCGTCCACGCGGCCCGGGAGCTGGGTGTCCGCCGGGTCGCCGTGGGTGCGACCTACCCCGAGGACGTGGCCGCCCTGTTCGCGGACTTCCTGCGGGCGGGCGGTCTCGAGGTGGTCGCGACGCGCTCGTCCGGGATCGTGACGGCGGCGGAGGTCGGGACGTGGGGCGAGGAGGAGGTGCTGACGCTGGCCCGGTCCGCGGACGGCCCGGACGCGGAGGCGGTGCTGCTGCCGGACACCGCGCTGCACACGGCCGCCCACCTGTCCCTGCTGGAGAAGTCGCTGTCGAAGCCGGTGCTCACCGCGAACCAGGTGTCGGTCTGGGAGGGGCTGCGGCTCGCCGACCGGCGGGTGAACGCGCCGACGCTCGGCGCTCTGTTCACCCGGGAGCCCCTGGTCCAGGCCTGA
- a CDS encoding aspartate/glutamate racemase family protein: MDVSFLGGPRPQRGVGVVAPFDFALDRELWRWVPDEVSLHLTRTPFVPVEVSLDLARLVSEHRTLGAAVRALSAVAPEVVAYACTSGSFVDGIAGERAMCAAMTAAGALPSVTTSGALLEALAELRVRRVALVTPYTVSVTRALEQYVAEAGVRVTGRAHMGLTRHIWRVPYREVVAMARRAVRPGRADALFISCTNLATYDVIPQLEAELRIPVISANQVTMWAALRRLGTRAVGPYQALLDEAARDWPPLPEETHDPHDTQDPHETQKTQKTQRTKEHGEGLT, from the coding sequence ATGGACGTCTCCTTCCTCGGTGGTCCCCGCCCTCAGCGGGGTGTCGGTGTCGTGGCCCCCTTCGACTTCGCCCTCGACCGCGAGCTGTGGCGCTGGGTCCCGGACGAGGTGTCCCTGCATCTGACCCGGACCCCGTTCGTGCCGGTGGAGGTGAGCCTGGACCTGGCCCGGCTGGTCAGCGAGCACCGGACGCTCGGCGCGGCGGTGCGGGCCCTGAGCGCCGTCGCGCCCGAGGTCGTCGCCTACGCGTGCACGTCCGGCAGCTTCGTCGACGGGATCGCGGGCGAGCGGGCCATGTGCGCGGCGATGACCGCGGCCGGCGCGCTGCCCTCGGTGACCACCTCCGGCGCGCTGCTGGAGGCGCTGGCCGAGCTGCGGGTGCGCAGGGTGGCCCTCGTCACCCCCTACACGGTGTCCGTCACCCGGGCCCTGGAGCAGTACGTCGCCGAGGCCGGGGTGCGGGTCACCGGCCGCGCCCACATGGGGCTCACCCGGCACATCTGGCGGGTTCCGTACCGGGAGGTGGTCGCCATGGCCCGGCGCGCGGTCCGTCCCGGCCGGGCCGACGCCCTGTTCATCTCCTGCACCAACCTGGCGACGTACGACGTCATCCCCCAACTGGAGGCGGAACTGCGCATCCCCGTGATCTCGGCCAACCAGGTCACGATGTGGGCGGCGCTGCGCCGGCTGGGTACCCGAGCCGTGGGGCCCTACCAGGCGCTGCTGGACGAAGCCGCGCGTGACTGGCCCCCACTGCCGGAAGAGACGCACGATCCGCACGACACGCAGGACCCGCACGAGACACAGAAGACACAGAAGACGCAGAGAACGAAGGAACACGGAGAAGGGCTGACATGA
- a CDS encoding D-2-hydroxyacid dehydrogenase codes for MTPTLPTLLVLDADPPPRLGRLTGRARIEHTDAAGLAGRLPTADVLLVWDFASHAVRDAWPGPGPRPRWVHAASAGVDHLMCPELAVSDTVVTNARGVFDQPIAEYVAALVLAVAKDLPRTLELQRERTWRHRETRRVAGTRACVIGSGPIGRAIARTLKALDVTTALVGRVPRTGVHGPGDLDRLISRADWVISAAPLTEQTHGMFDTRRFGVMQPSAVFVNVGRGGLVDEDALAEALRRRWIAGAALDVFASEPLGGESPLWGLPGLIVSPHMSGDTVGWRDELGSQFVELYERWAAGRPLRNVVDKKRGYVPGH; via the coding sequence ATGACGCCGACCCTGCCCACCCTCCTGGTTTTGGACGCCGACCCGCCGCCCCGCCTCGGGCGCCTCACCGGCCGGGCGCGGATCGAGCACACCGACGCGGCCGGCCTCGCCGGGCGGCTGCCGACCGCGGACGTGCTGCTGGTGTGGGACTTCGCCTCGCACGCGGTTCGCGACGCCTGGCCCGGGCCGGGCCCGCGGCCGCGCTGGGTGCACGCGGCGAGCGCGGGTGTGGACCATCTGATGTGTCCGGAACTCGCCGTCTCCGACACGGTGGTGACCAACGCGCGCGGCGTCTTCGACCAGCCGATCGCCGAGTACGTGGCCGCGCTGGTGCTGGCGGTGGCCAAGGACCTGCCGCGCACGCTGGAACTCCAGCGGGAACGGACCTGGCGGCACCGGGAGACCCGCCGGGTGGCCGGCACCCGCGCGTGCGTGATCGGCTCGGGGCCGATCGGCCGGGCGATCGCCCGCACCCTGAAGGCGCTGGACGTGACGACGGCGCTGGTCGGGCGGGTGCCGCGGACCGGTGTCCACGGCCCGGGCGACCTGGACCGGCTGATCTCACGCGCCGACTGGGTGATCTCCGCCGCGCCGCTGACGGAGCAGACGCACGGCATGTTCGACACCCGCCGGTTCGGCGTGATGCAGCCCTCGGCGGTCTTCGTGAACGTCGGCCGCGGCGGGCTCGTCGACGAGGACGCCCTGGCCGAGGCGCTGCGCCGGCGCTGGATCGCGGGCGCGGCCCTGGACGTGTTCGCCTCGGAACCCCTCGGCGGGGAGAGCCCGTTGTGGGGGCTGCCGGGGCTGATCGTCTCCCCGCACATGAGCGGTGACACGGTCGGCTGGCGCGATGAACTGGGCTCCCAGTTCGTGGAGTTGTACGAACGCTGGGCGGCCGGCAGGCCGCTGCGGAACGTGGTCGACAAGAAACGCGGATACGTGCCCGGTCACTGA